Proteins found in one Parafrankia irregularis genomic segment:
- a CDS encoding RNA polymerase sigma factor, which yields MTAPVIEDLLREITPQVLGTLARRHGQFEGCEDAVQEASLAATVQWPAEGVPDNPRGWLMTVASRRLIDQMRSDHARRERESATATEPVPEDVPDSDDTLVLLFLCCHPTLTPASQTALTLRAVGGLTTAEIARAFLVPEATMAARISRAKQRIRAAGSSFSLPGGTEHAERLRVVLHVLYLIFNEGYVASSGSELHRADLAHEAIRLTRMVHAQLPENSEVTGLLALMLLTHSRRQARATAAGDLVPLDEQDRARWDRELIDEGIELAAASLAGPVLGLYQLQAAIAATHADAATAAETNWPQVHALYLILERIAPNPMVTLNRAIALAETKGPPAGLELLATLDGDERMAGHHRLLSVRAHLLEKNGDPAGAYEHYRRAARATASLAEQRYLEARASRVRVRPDLTAGAGPALPPEGGSGDQ from the coding sequence ATGACCGCACCAGTGATCGAGGACCTGCTGCGTGAGATCACGCCGCAGGTCCTCGGCACCCTGGCACGTCGGCACGGGCAGTTCGAAGGATGCGAGGACGCCGTGCAGGAGGCCTCCCTCGCCGCCACCGTGCAGTGGCCGGCCGAGGGGGTGCCGGACAACCCGCGCGGCTGGCTGATGACGGTTGCGTCCCGGCGGCTCATCGACCAGATGCGCAGTGACCACGCGCGCCGCGAGCGGGAGTCGGCGACGGCCACCGAGCCGGTGCCCGAGGACGTTCCGGACAGCGACGACACGCTCGTCCTGCTGTTCCTGTGCTGCCATCCGACGCTGACGCCCGCCTCCCAGACCGCGCTGACACTGCGGGCGGTCGGCGGCCTGACGACCGCCGAGATCGCCCGCGCGTTCCTCGTGCCCGAGGCCACGATGGCGGCCAGGATCAGTCGCGCCAAGCAGCGCATCAGGGCCGCCGGCAGCTCGTTCAGCCTGCCGGGCGGCACGGAGCACGCCGAGCGGCTACGGGTCGTCCTGCACGTGCTCTACCTGATCTTCAACGAGGGCTACGTCGCCTCGTCGGGCAGCGAGCTGCACCGCGCCGACCTCGCGCACGAGGCGATCCGGCTGACCCGGATGGTGCACGCCCAGCTGCCCGAGAACAGCGAGGTGACGGGGCTGCTCGCCCTGATGCTGCTGACCCACTCCCGCCGCCAGGCCCGGGCGACGGCAGCCGGCGACCTGGTGCCACTGGACGAGCAGGACCGCGCGAGGTGGGACCGCGAGCTGATCGACGAGGGCATCGAGCTGGCCGCGGCGTCGCTGGCCGGGCCGGTCCTGGGGCTCTACCAGCTGCAGGCCGCCATCGCCGCCACGCACGCCGACGCGGCCACCGCCGCCGAGACCAACTGGCCGCAGGTACACGCCCTCTATCTGATCCTGGAACGGATCGCACCCAACCCGATGGTCACCCTGAACCGGGCGATCGCGCTCGCCGAGACCAAGGGCCCGCCGGCCGGGCTGGAGCTGCTGGCGACCCTGGACGGTGACGAACGGATGGCCGGGCATCACCGTCTGCTGTCCGTCCGGGCGCATCTGCTGGAGAAGAACGGCGACCCGGCCGGGGCGTACGAGCACTACCGGCGGGCCGCGCGGGCCACCGCCAGCCTCGCCGAGCAACGCTATCTGGAAGCCCGGGCCAGCCGAGTGCGGGTGCGGCCAGACCTCACGGCAGGCGCGGGGCCGGCGCTCCCGCCAGAGGGCGGGTCGGGGGACCAGTAG
- a CDS encoding YciI family protein, with product MKFVISLVINPALLDVLTDEEKAAVGDGHSRLIEAMKKSGELITGLALVDPAQAAVVAVRDSQRVVTDGPFVESKEYLGGFYLIDVENKERAIELAAQIPDAAIEGLGVEVRQVMFADGQLEA from the coding sequence ATGAAGTTCGTGATCAGCCTGGTTATCAACCCAGCCCTGCTGGACGTCCTGACTGACGAGGAGAAGGCGGCGGTCGGCGACGGCCACAGCAGGCTCATCGAGGCGATGAAGAAGTCCGGCGAGCTGATCACCGGACTGGCGCTGGTCGACCCGGCGCAGGCCGCCGTGGTGGCCGTGCGCGACAGCCAGCGGGTGGTGACCGACGGGCCCTTCGTCGAGTCCAAGGAGTATCTGGGCGGCTTCTACCTGATCGATGTCGAGAACAAGGAGCGGGCGATCGAGCTGGCGGCGCAGATCCCGGACGCCGCGATCGAAGGCCTGGGTGTCGAGGTGCGGCAGGTGATGTTCGCCGACGGACAATTGGAGGCATGA